A window of Glycine soja cultivar W05 chromosome 2, ASM419377v2, whole genome shotgun sequence genomic DNA:
TATTCCAATATTTCCGGTAACCATCCGTCACCTTCGGCTTCAAGCGAAAAGCCAACATCTGAAAACCAAACACCTGCCTTTCATCAATATATCCTAACAGAGATTAAAGCAATTAATAAGAATGaaatatttcttcttcttttttgttaaatatatatgtgaataggatttaattaattatctgtGTAAATCGTAAATGCTATAGAATTATAATTGTTAGTTAGAAAATTTTGCATATTCCTAATATTTATGTTAGGACTAtcaaattcaataataaaaaattgttatactAAATGCATattttagaaagcaaaaaattagctacattttaaacttttaaaacagATGTGGagcatatattaattaaatcttttaaattaaagcTAAACCTAATTTACTACGGAATAGCTAGATCTGCAACCGAACCAAGGGTGAAGCCACTAAAGCCAGGCATATGCTTTTGAgggatatatataattattaaaagtatATAGGATATCACCGATCTAAGATAATTCTTGTACTGTCCAGTGCTGCGACCGTTTTCATCAGTCAAGTCCTGTCGACGTTTCGAAGAGTCCTAGGATGTCCAGGGGATGGCCATACTCAATTGCATACCCAACTTTGTACACATCAGAAGGAAGGACCAATATTCTTGCATTCATGGTGTTCATATTAGCGACCGACTTGTTGGTCACAAACGCGATTTTCGAGGGTAGAGGGCTGCAACCATTTTCTGGTCTCCTTGGTGACGTTGTATGTGTGTCCATTCCCCACGTTCCGTCGCTGCGTTTAATGGCTATGATGGCTTTGGTTCCAATCATCTCCGCCCACGCTATCAACATTATTTCTAGTACGATTGATTCATTCGTCACACTGTGGTAGGACCAAGCAAACTCGATCTGCCCCCAGAGTGCTCAGTGTCTTGCGCTCTGAGATGTTCTTTTGTTGGGCTAGTTTGAGGAATGCTTCACTGCAGGGCCGAGGCCCAAAGAGAGAAAACACAGCACTGTCAAAATGGTTAATGCTAAGGTGAGTGAAGATAACATGTTTTTTCTTTGTGGTGGGAAAATATGATGCATAGAGAGATCTTAAGAACTGATTTCTAAGACTAATGTTAGTGTTAGATCTTGACTAAGAATTTTAAGTTTAAGATATTATCTTCCAATAAAGAAGTAGAAGAGATCTCTAGCTAAGGTGAATAATAGATTCTTGTATAAGAATTGTGAAGATCTCTGCacatgatttaaaaatatatttttttttactcaaggATTAGAAATGATCAAAGGAGGGGAGGGacaagaaggaagaagaagaatgggaGAAGAAAGAGGCGGATGACCGGAGAGAGGGAGGAGAAAAATTccaaaaggaaggaagaaaaacTGATTCCAAAATGACAACAGGGAAAAAAAATAGccgtaaaaaattatatttaatttattaaatatttaaaaatgagatttatataaaatctattaaaaattatctaaaattttaaaataaaatgtagcattaaagtaaaaaataataaaaatattaagagatTTTCAATTCTACCTGATTTACCAAAAATCTAGCtctaaaaatactttaattttttctagctctaaaaatactttaattttttcttcgaTCGAGATGATGTTTCTTACACATCGAGCTAGTTACATGAAGCTTTTAACTTGATGTTGCTCCATAGTTACTTTTTCTGCTCTTTTTTAGTCTTTCCAAGGGATCGGTTAGTACTGGCATTGTTCCCAAAGAGGATAAGAATTTAGAACCTTCAAACTCACCATTCTTTaagtgaaattatttttattagcttAACTAATAGTTTAgaggttttgttatttattagCCGGCTCAAGTATGATTAAATGTGGtttctaacaaaaataattaattactttgcATAAACAGGGGTAGTGAAATTAACAGCATGGCATTATACTGGTGTAACTACgggatttttttattgttgtgaCATATCTTCAACTTCTCACTCCTAATCTGAAATAAGTAAATGTAAGTGTTTTTTTATCAGTGTCCTAAACAAAAGCGCCGTTACATCTCCCTAAAATTCATGTTTAATAAGTGACAAGTAAGTCTACAATAAGAGTCACCACCCGGAAGAGAGCTCGACAACCCGTGTATTCTGCTTTTAAAAAAGGATAAACTAATTTACACAAGATCGAACATTATGCTTACGTGACCTGTAGGAAATTCCCTccagtttttgttattttatgtaTGTTCTCATTCGTTACTTTACGAGGCAGTCgcatttgtttccttcttccatcGGAAGTTTGCGTTGCACTACACAAAAGTAACCCATTAATAGTCTTGGTGAACACATTATCTTCAATTCATCATGTACCCATTTgactaaattatattatttttatttgtatacttagtattattttaaaaaaatataaataaatttatcgtttttaaactatttagtatatattaaatataattacattaaaattttgtaaagagattaattgtatttttaactGACCATATgtcatctttaaaaatattaagttcattaagaaaatttataatttattttttctcaaagtAATAATAGTGatacaatacatatatataaaatgtataaatttaaaataaatataataatataaatttataattatttacattaaaatttattaaacttttgtttttcacgagtttatttaaatataagcaGATAGTTTcaatacattaaatattttaaaaatgaaattgttatcattttataatttattataaataattaattgtaaatGGAGTTTGAAAGTATTGTGTGAAGtcatttttttcatgaaaaataaaatatataaaatattatattttattaaaataatttatcaaatatttccttataaactatatatttcatatttatcaacatttaaataaagataaaaatataaaataactagCTAAGTCTAAAATCCTCAAATATATGAGTCTAATTTTATAGtacataatcataataatatttttgaaaaaaaaatcataataatagtATGAGTaattacgtaataatgtgattagacctaaaaataataaattaagcttTACAAGggcaataaaaaatactaagcTATCAGAGAGgagaaatgttaaaaaatgatgATTAGTTGTTAAGTGATGTAAAAGTAATGTGTTGGTTCCCAATTTACATATTCCATCTCTCGggtgaatgatgtatttatgtAAGATCTTTCTTCTATAACACACAAAAAGTGTCATTAGCTAATTGTAACTTGTATGTCAATGTAGACTAAATTACGAGTGTAAAACGAGGAAGAAAAAGAGTTAAGTCAAGAAAAGAAATAGTaagcaaatgaaaaagttattcaatatatatatataaaaataaaagaaaaaacaaagtgcattaaatgaatttttctttatgttttaaattaatggaacaaatagaagaaaaaaaagaatcttttactatatattttaacttgtttatttaaataaattgtgaTATATTCTGTTCATACAAAACATTAAATtgatatttctaaaaaaagtaACTAAATCATATACgaataataaaaaatccttaataaattaaaaaagcaaCTGAACAATGCAATAAATTtctataaacaacaaaaatcatttagttaatttctaataaaatgattttcttaaaaacGACTTTATCGGTTACAAATTGAATTTGGaagtaaatttaataaattaaatttaatgcaaattttattatatcttatttatattaaataattaatagttaattatgaagtaaaaaataataatgaactgtttttcttttgttaaatatGCTTATGAATcttattttaaagatattttaaactCTACTTGACTGTAGAATTCTCGAATTGTGATGTTGTAATAAAAAAAGCTTTATACACATTGTTATGCACGGTAAAATTGTTggctttttaataattattttaaaattcgtatttggatgaatttttattggttgataatgcatgaaaattgtattttattattattattcatttaagAATGGGCCAAAGGCCCAAAGCTACCAGCTAAAACCCGGGCCCTGTGCATACAGGTAGGGCACATTCCGAGGGGTAATCTATCATCATCCAAAATTCGttaattcataatttcatatGTCATAGCGGcacacaaataatcatcatcgttttaaatattttagagagagagagagagagagtgattgTGCGATCCACGAAGCTGCGTTTTGATAATCAATCAGGTTGCAGAAGCGATGGATCTGGAGGTGGTAGGGCGGCACGCGATGCTGTTCGACGACGACGGCATGGCGGCGTTCGTGAACTCAGCGGAAGCTCTGGTCGAATGGAACTCTCTCTCCATCGACCGCTACGATGTCCGCCACCTTCTCTCCGCTCCCCTCCCTCCGCGCCTCAAGCGCCGCCCTCCTCTGCCTGAACCCGACCTCGATCAACAACGTTATCTCGATCTCCCTTCATCTTCTCCTGACGACGAACAACCACAAGGTAACCTCATAAACATAATTCCtctctactcttttactttctagcTCCTTCCATTTGTGACGGTCGACTTTCCCCAAATATTTTTCTGTTAATTGGAATTTTGTTGGTTGTTGTGTTTTACGTTTTCACTTTTCACAACGAGAAGAAATGAGAGGTTTGGTTAGTGATTTTGTTTTAACGAGATTTTATGTTCTTCCCTGGAGAGAAGTTGGCAAGTTAGTGTTCAAGGTTCATCCTAATTCCATAGAGGCTACAATGAATGAGAAAAAGTCAATCAAATGGAAGTTGTTCTGATTAGTTAGGTTCGTGGAAGTCCTAAGCAAATTTTGATTGAGCTCAACGGTTTAAGATAAAGCTTTTGTTGCTTCTTTGTGGGCTTTAGCTAGAGTGTTTCGTTGCATGGTGAAACTTTTGCAATGAACATGTTCTGGTTTAACAAATAAGCTTGCCTTCGTAATCTTTATTGTAACAATGGAGgacttttatgttttgtgttgtgACATATTGTGATGTGTTTATATATAGCAAAGGCTATTAATAATCAGTCATGGGTAATTCTCTAAGATTTCTCTATCAAGtttgttcaattttgttctCATCATTTGGacacattgatatatttggTTAGACATGACATTTAGTTGGGGAAActatgtgatggtggattgttgGCTAATGGCtatcaaaacaaattatttttccgTGGATGTTggaacaacatttttttttatccaacttCCACTCGAGTCTATGtcgagtgtttttttttttttcggcaACAACAAACTCCACATTTGCAGGTTGGAATTTAATTTGCTACAGTTCCTGTGTCAGAATACAAGTAAGAATGTTTTCACCTGGCTTCAATTTATGGTTGGCTTCTTCTGTGTTGCAGCTACTGTTTTAGCTGGATAATTTTGTTATTGAGAATTTTATTATATCTGATTCTGATTATGAATGTCACCTTTTTGTGTTTAGATGATGGTTCAAATCCATTGAGTTCAACCGGCTTTCATGCTGTTGCCTTTTCATATGGAAATTCCAGTGTTTCCACGGAGACAAAGGACAATGATACCGAGCCTAGTTTTCATCCTAATTTCCCAGTACCTGAAAGCCTACTCAGTAACCTGGTGAGTAACCTCtgtcttaatatataatttaattgtgtGGTTTTCCTTTGTTACTAATTTAATTGACCTTTCATTGTTTAACCAATGTGATTAGGTGATAATTGTCTAGGGTACATATGTTATTCTAAGGCTTATGATGTCTAAGTTTCAGATGCTCGGAGCATAAACGGAGTTCTTGTGACTCAAGGTAGCCATTCACAGGCACCTTGTTTCCTTTTGATGTCATGAGAAGGGGCCGTGCAGGTGGGATTAGGATGATAGAAATTCGTTGATTATTTACCTCTTGAGAGAAAATGGGATGATACATGTCTTCATAAAGTTGTTTCTTGATCTTTATCATTAACAAAGTATATGTGAGGTTGTCTTATGTTTGTTTAGTAAGATACAAGTGTCTAAATATTCTGCTTGGCTAGACCCTTTCTAAGTTTATACTTGCACTAATTTTGAAATTCACATTTATTGATGaagaaacattttttgtttgtttttcttttccagCCTCCAAATGAGAGAGTACATCAGATTATTTCAAGGACTGCAACATTTGTCAGCAAACATGGAAGCCAATCAGAAATCATCCTGAGGGTGAAACAAGGAGACAATCCAACTTTTGGATTCCTAATGCCTGATCATCATCTTCATGCGTATTTTAGGTTTCTTGTTGATCACCAAGAACTTCTGAAAGTTGACAAAGATGATGGAAGCTCAACTGAGGACATGAATAGGACTCTGGGGCTTGATCAAACAGGTGGTGCATTGTCTTTGCTTGGATCCGTCTATGGATCTGGAGAGGATGAGGATGCTACAACTGAGAATACTTGTGATGTTGAGAAAAAAGAATGTGAGGGAGCTGTTGACGCTGTTAGTACTTATACTTCTCCTGGAATAGATCAGGCAGAATCTTATTCAGATGTGGCCAAGAAGGATGGAAGCATTTCTAAAAATCTGATACCCTCTTTGAAAGAAAAAGTTCCTGTCATAAAGCGGAATCATTCTATCAGTACTGTTAAGACTGCAACCACAGCTGGAGCAAAAGGTGATGGCTTGGATTCAGTATCTAATGCACAGAACAAGTTGCAGACTTCTGTGCGGAGTACTGCTAAGATTGAACTCCCAGTTGTTGAACCTCCATCTGATTTAAAGAGAACTATAGAGAAGATAGTTGAGTTCATcttaaaaaatggaaaacaatTTGAGGCTGTTCTTGCAGAACAGGATCGACCTCATGGAAGGTTCCCGTTTCTTCTGCCATCTAATCAATACCATACTTACTATCTGAAAGTTCTTCAAACTGCTGAAGAGGTGTGTTTCTCAGAATCATTAAAAttgacttatttttaattttcaatttatgtgATTCAAACTGTTCCTCGAGAAGTGAGAAATTAGTTGCACTTGCACTTTTCTACCTTGTAGGATGTAATCCATGTCACTCTAAGATTGAATGCCTTCTACCCTACTCTTCCCTCCCCTCTAGagcaaaaaacataatttaattgaCTGATATCATCTGTAAACTTATCTGCAGTACCCTAATGTTGGTTATTCTCATTAGTCCTTGGTCATGTTTGTATTTCTGTCTGTTATGCATATTTGTATGCATTTGACATGTATGCTTTGTATAGCTATAATGCCTTGCCATGTAGTTGtgataaattatgaatttttgaaGCAGTCATGGTTTTTCATTTCATCTTTGCCTTTCAAAGATTTCCCTTCTGCatggaattcaaattttgataattattttatttgggtTCTGGAGGGATTTTGTGCACCTTGTGTATTCCATGGATTATTTGGGACTGATGAAGGTATTGTTAATTTTGACTTTGAGATGCTACTTACTGATCTTCCTAATTGTTTACAGTTTAAGTTACTAGGCAAGGGCCACCAGAAGCACAATCCAGCAGGTCATACAGGTGACAATAATACTGCTGTAAATGATGATAGTGACAATCTTTCACATGGATCTATGGCTTCTGATCTACCACATGACATGGACCAAAAAGAAAAGTTCAAGATGATTATTGGCAAGTCAAAGAAGTTTGGTCAAGATCCAATTCCTAAAGACCAAGCTCAAAACACAATTAGCATGGATGCGGCAGCAACAGCAGCTATTCTTCAGGCTGCCACTAGGGGTATTAAAAACCCCAATTTGGAAGTTATTACCAAGGCATCAAGTGGTAGTGGTCAAGGCCTTGGAAGTGATGGTGGGTATTTGTCCAGCTCTGGGACTGGTAGTCTGTATTCATTTCGACCACAAGGTTTTGTTGGAAATCAAAACCTGAATGTAAAGGCTAGTGCTTCTGCCCCCGTTGCCAAGGCTATTGCAGAAAAAGTAGCTATTGCAGCAGCAGGTGAGGCAGATTCCTCTGAAGCACACATGACTAAAGAGCAAAAGCTTAAGGCAGAGAGATTGAAACGAGCAAAGATGTTTGCAGCCATGCTAAAAAGTGGTGTTGGAGCAAGTGAACTTCCACGAGCATTATCAGTTGAGCCACCAGGCTCTGGAGTTTCAGGTTCAGATGCTGAGACCGGGAATCTTGTGGGTAAAGAAAGGGAAGGAAGTTCTGTTCCATATGATGTTGATAATTCAGCTAAAAGTCAAAAGTCTGAGGAGAAACTTTCTACTGATATTAATTCAGATAAAAGTCGGAAATCTGAGGAGAAACTTATTGTTGATGATAATGAACGCCGGTCAAAAAGGAAGTACCGTTCAAGATCTGGTAGAcatgaagaggatgaagaaatggaggaggaagaagaaaacaaagaagataGAAGGGATCATAAACGATCCAGAAAAAAACATCGCTCTTCACACCAGAGTCAGGACAGGCATAAGCACAAGAGAAAACATTCCTCCTCCAAAGACAAGTATTCTTCCAGGGGGACCAAGCATGATTGCTCCTCCTCTGATGATGAACATCATCGCTCAAGGCATCATCGTCATAAATATGATGGCTCCTCTGATGATGAACAACATCATCGCTCAAGGCATCGTCGTCATAAATATGATGGCTCCTCTGATGAAAAGCACCACCCTTCCAAACGACGACACAGAGATGATAGCTTGTCAGACCATGAGCATAGACATTCTCACCATTCTAATAAAGATTATAGTTCATCTGATGATGAGCATAGGCATCGAAGCAGAAATGTAAGGCTTAAGAGCAGATCTCGTGCTGAAAGAGAAACAGAGCTGGAGGAGGGGGAGATAATTTTGAAATCGGAAAAGTCAGTAGTAAGTGGTGAAGTTGGACGTGCTAGTAGGGAGGCTTCTGAGGGATTATCTAATGCAAGGGTACCATCTCAATCACCTGAAATAACTGATGTTTCTGATGAGCTTAGAGCCAAAATT
This region includes:
- the LOC114402463 gene encoding splicing factor, suppressor of white-apricot homolog isoform X1, coding for MDLEVVGRHAMLFDDDGMAAFVNSAEALVEWNSLSIDRYDVRHLLSAPLPPRLKRRPPLPEPDLDQQRYLDLPSSSPDDEQPQDDGSNPLSSTGFHAVAFSYGNSSVSTETKDNDTEPSFHPNFPVPESLLSNLPPNERVHQIISRTATFVSKHGSQSEIILRVKQGDNPTFGFLMPDHHLHAYFRFLVDHQELLKVDKDDGSSTEDMNRTLGLDQTGGALSLLGSVYGSGEDEDATTENTCDVEKKECEGAVDAVSTYTSPGIDQAESYSDVAKKDGSISKNLIPSLKEKVPVIKRNHSISTVKTATTAGAKGDGLDSVSNAQNKLQTSVRSTAKIELPVVEPPSDLKRTIEKIVEFILKNGKQFEAVLAEQDRPHGRFPFLLPSNQYHTYYLKVLQTAEEFKLLGKGHQKHNPAGHTGDNNTAVNDDSDNLSHGSMASDLPHDMDQKEKFKMIIGKSKKFGQDPIPKDQAQNTISMDAAATAAILQAATRGIKNPNLEVITKASSGSGQGLGSDGGYLSSSGTGSLYSFRPQGFVGNQNLNVKASASAPVAKAIAEKVAIAAAGEADSSEAHMTKEQKLKAERLKRAKMFAAMLKSGVGASELPRALSVEPPGSGVSGSDAETGNLVGKEREGSSVPYDVDNSAKSQKSEEKLSTDINSDKSRKSEEKLIVDDNERRSKRKYRSRSGRHEEDEEMEEEEENKEDRRDHKRSRKKHRSSHQSQDRHKHKRKHSSSKDKYSSRGTKHDCSSSDDEHHRSRHHRHKYDGSSDDEQHHRSRHRRHKYDGSSDEKHHPSKRRHRDDSLSDHEHRHSHHSNKDYSSSDDEHRHRSRNVRLKSRSRAERETELEEGEIILKSEKSVVSGEVGRASREASEGLSNARVPSQSPEITDVSDELRAKIRAMLMANL
- the LOC114402463 gene encoding splicing factor, suppressor of white-apricot homolog isoform X2 — translated: MKKHFLFVFLFQPPNERVHQIISRTATFVSKHGSQSEIILRVKQGDNPTFGFLMPDHHLHAYFRFLVDHQELLKVDKDDGSSTEDMNRTLGLDQTGGALSLLGSVYGSGEDEDATTENTCDVEKKECEGAVDAVSTYTSPGIDQAESYSDVAKKDGSISKNLIPSLKEKVPVIKRNHSISTVKTATTAGAKGDGLDSVSNAQNKLQTSVRSTAKIELPVVEPPSDLKRTIEKIVEFILKNGKQFEAVLAEQDRPHGRFPFLLPSNQYHTYYLKVLQTAEEFKLLGKGHQKHNPAGHTGDNNTAVNDDSDNLSHGSMASDLPHDMDQKEKFKMIIGKSKKFGQDPIPKDQAQNTISMDAAATAAILQAATRGIKNPNLEVITKASSGSGQGLGSDGGYLSSSGTGSLYSFRPQGFVGNQNLNVKASASAPVAKAIAEKVAIAAAGEADSSEAHMTKEQKLKAERLKRAKMFAAMLKSGVGASELPRALSVEPPGSGVSGSDAETGNLVGKEREGSSVPYDVDNSAKSQKSEEKLSTDINSDKSRKSEEKLIVDDNERRSKRKYRSRSGRHEEDEEMEEEEENKEDRRDHKRSRKKHRSSHQSQDRHKHKRKHSSSKDKYSSRGTKHDCSSSDDEHHRSRHHRHKYDGSSDDEQHHRSRHRRHKYDGSSDEKHHPSKRRHRDDSLSDHEHRHSHHSNKDYSSSDDEHRHRSRNVRLKSRSRAERETELEEGEIILKSEKSVVSGEVGRASREASEGLSNARVPSQSPEITDVSDELRAKIRAMLMANL
- the LOC114402463 gene encoding splicing factor, suppressor of white-apricot homolog isoform X3, encoding MPDHHLHAYFRFLVDHQELLKVDKDDGSSTEDMNRTLGLDQTGGALSLLGSVYGSGEDEDATTENTCDVEKKECEGAVDAVSTYTSPGIDQAESYSDVAKKDGSISKNLIPSLKEKVPVIKRNHSISTVKTATTAGAKGDGLDSVSNAQNKLQTSVRSTAKIELPVVEPPSDLKRTIEKIVEFILKNGKQFEAVLAEQDRPHGRFPFLLPSNQYHTYYLKVLQTAEEFKLLGKGHQKHNPAGHTGDNNTAVNDDSDNLSHGSMASDLPHDMDQKEKFKMIIGKSKKFGQDPIPKDQAQNTISMDAAATAAILQAATRGIKNPNLEVITKASSGSGQGLGSDGGYLSSSGTGSLYSFRPQGFVGNQNLNVKASASAPVAKAIAEKVAIAAAGEADSSEAHMTKEQKLKAERLKRAKMFAAMLKSGVGASELPRALSVEPPGSGVSGSDAETGNLVGKEREGSSVPYDVDNSAKSQKSEEKLSTDINSDKSRKSEEKLIVDDNERRSKRKYRSRSGRHEEDEEMEEEEENKEDRRDHKRSRKKHRSSHQSQDRHKHKRKHSSSKDKYSSRGTKHDCSSSDDEHHRSRHHRHKYDGSSDDEQHHRSRHRRHKYDGSSDEKHHPSKRRHRDDSLSDHEHRHSHHSNKDYSSSDDEHRHRSRNVRLKSRSRAERETELEEGEIILKSEKSVVSGEVGRASREASEGLSNARVPSQSPEITDVSDELRAKIRAMLMANL